ATCTCACAGTTATACCcctcaatatttatatgtcaAAATCTTACCACACACATCATCAAGCATTTCTTGGCATATCAAGTTATCAACCCACGTACAATTCTCATAGGCAAGTTAGTTCTCAAGGTATGTCTCTAAACTATAagcaaaagatatttttttaatactttccTCCCTCATGTGTAAAGAGAACAATCATAAAGTGGTATTCACGGAAAGCAACCCTTTTTGTGAATGAGAATAGTTTGATAATTATCCAAATCAAGATGGAGCAATCTAAAGACAGCATCATATTCAATATGACAAACCGAAAATGTTAGAAAACCATATCAACACAATGATATTGCAAGAAACATACATATTCGGTCTATATGGGAAGTGCAATTACTTGTAGAATTCAAATCAGTGTCTGGCTTCTTAACATTGCTTCGATACCCCTTCCCAAAGTCCTTTGGGAGTATGACATACTGGTTTTTTTGGAATGCATGCAAACCTTCCTCATGACATATAGCAGCAATCTACATAAAAAACCACCACATTTCGGTTTCTTCACAAGCTCCTTCAGGTAGACAACCCATAAAATATTGAGGTCGAGTTTTGTCTATGAAGACAAAAACTCATGTTGCTATGTGTCTTCTGTTCTTTTCTGATGCACAGTCATTAAATGACTTAAAAGATTTTCTCAGTTTTCTCTTATACCACTAATCAGTAGAGTTcatcataatataaatatgtcgAAAGCTTCTTTatggaaaataattcatccatCAAAGTAGACAATAAATTGCTGATGGTTCATAAGCAGGAGAAAATTATGCAGTCAGTCCAAGAAACAAACCTCAGCAGCACTTATTTTATCAGGTCGAGATACATAGTCCTCTAAGTCAACTTCGTCACTTAAGTTCATCTTGCAGTACAAACCTGCTCAAAGAACAAGCAACAATAAGCAGATACATACCAATCCCAGCAAAACCATCAGAAGCTTATGGGGAGAGAGGGGGCAGTTATCCCAGAGAGAAGAGATGCATGAAAACAGTCATTCTGTTCAAAAAAGAATGACCACTTCAATGTCAAGCATCAAACAAATGAACCGGAAAACATAAGCTTTAGGTAAAGCTTCTGCACAAAAACTAACCTGAAAAACCAGCCTCTTCTGCCTTCTATCAGGCAAaggaaattcaattttacgATCAAGTCTACCAGGATGAAGAAGCGCAGGGTCCAAGGTGTCGGCACAATTAGTGGCCATGATGACCTTTACATTCACAGTTTGATCAAATCCATCCATCTGCCAGAGCATAAATGGAAGCAGGAAGACAATGAAAGCTTAGCAGAAGATTTACGATATACCCAAGTACATTGTATGAGACATCTTCACGTATTATTTTCACAAATCTGgaattttcaaacttttcaacTCTTAAATAGTATAGAGATCAAACCTGATTTAGAAGTTCCATCAGAATTCTTTGAACCTCTCTATCAGCTCCTGTTTGGGCGTCAAAACGTGCAGTTGCAATGGCATCTACCTCATCTATATAGATAATTGCAGGCGCGTTCTCTCTGGCCAGACGAAATACATCACGGACCATTCTAGGACCCTTTTTGTGTCCATCaccaataatattatattattatggtGAATTTTAAAGGAGAAAGCAATTAAAAACTTGTTGTCAGTATGATGTGCAGTACCGAACTATAAGAAAGAGCAAGAGTTCTTGAGAAATACCTTACCAAGATATTTCTGAACAAACTCGGAACCCACCACTCTTATGAAAGCTGCAGTTGTGTGGTTGGCTACAGCCTTTGCAACACTCCACGACGAGGATCAATACCAATCTGCTTGTACAGTTACGGTGTGTGAGAGGTAGTTCAACAGCTTCACGAATCTGTTGCTTTTGAATATCGCATCCACCAATATCCTGATTACATGATAGATAGAAAGAATGCGATAAGCATATTGCCGAAATGGGCAATATGGCGCACAAAAACAAGCACAGAAGAATCATTAACAGAGTCAAGTGTCTTAAACTGAGCTATGAATCCTTATGATGTGCCAGCCCAATCAAATTCTTCCTCAAGACCGGTTTCTGTCAGACTCTTAGAGTTGACAAAAACAACCAAAGAGATGAATGTAAAGGATATTATGAATGTACAGGAAACTCCAAGCTCAAACGCCCTGCCGAGAAAAGAGTTAAATAACATCCAAAGACATCAAGTAACCAAGTACCAAAGCCCCTGACATGTCCGGAATGGAAGAGACAAAAAAATCCGGTCAGGGAAATTGGCATCGACCCTTGACTGCAGTCTGACATACTACAAATCATTATCACTACAGCAACGAAGTAATGGGCTGCTGTCACTGTTGTTGGGGAGGAAATCGGAGACGGAGAAGGAATaatggttttttatttatttaatatgggCCTGAAGGAatgaatagaaaatgaaatggGTTGAGTCgtatttgatttcatcaaccCTAAACTAAAATGATTTCAATGAATATGGAGTCccaatatgaaataataattgagtGTGGGGAATATGTGTGGTTGAGTTAGCAGTTAGGTAATTGTAATTGATATGATGATGAAGGCAGTCGAAAAAGTGGATTAGTCAATAGGCAATATATTAAGAGCACCACCTGATTGGCAAATAGGAGCGGGACTGGGTAAGTCTGTTGTTAATTCTAGTTTTGGCCTTAATAATTTCCAATATGCATTCTGACGCCAACCCCACTTGACACTTCCCCCttgttcattttctatttttacatGCACTCCGCTCCAGTACTCCACTACTCCAGGACTCCAGGACTCCAGGACTCCAGTACTCCACACCCTTTAATTtaacacaataattaataatggcAATGCAGTGGAATTCATACTTCTTTCCAATTtccattcaatatatatataacaaagaatGGGTGGGTTGTGTTACAATTAAAACTTGCAACCCATTCCAATTAATGTGCCTACTCAATATTCCAATTCTAGAGTTGAGTTGACCtccaaattaaaaatggaGGCCACACCCCTCCACTTTTAATTCCACCTCCTCTTCCACCAATTACTTACTATTATAATTCCCATTTTTCTTCCTATAAATTAAACTCATCATccccaatttcttttttatctacTTTTACTTCTTTCAGAGAAACCAACAAACTCACTCTTCCTCCTCCATTGCTATTGCTATTACTATTACTATTACTATGTTGTTACCTACCTGTTTCTACTCTCTCCCTCTCctattcctatatatataacaatccAACTCTTTCATCTCCCCTTTCTTCCAcctcctatatatatgttgcttCTACGTGCATGCATGACATCCTTTGATTCTTGATCCATTTGGTGGTGGTATACATGTTTGTATCTACGATGCCAGGTTTAAGGGAAGCAGCACTAGTGTTGGTATTCTTGGCGATATGCTGCAAGGCAGTGAACTCAAGGCCCTTCTGGTGCCCAACCGACACCGCCAACTCCTCCGGATACTGCCTTAGCTGGCGCCTCGCGGTCGAGGCCAACAACATCAGAGCGTGGCGGACCGTCCCAACTCAGTGCTCCCGCCACATTGAGGCATACATGATTGCTGGCCAATACCAGCGCGACCTCAACCTCATTGTGGGCAGCATTTGCAGCTACGTCGATACCATTACTCTCTCAGATGATGGCTTCGATGCTTGGATTCTGGACGTGGACGACACCTGCATTTCCAACCTTTTTTATTACAGAGGGAAGCGCTATGGGTGTGTGTTTCTTAATTTAATGGATATGGAATGGATGGATGAGAGTGCAAGGATAATATAAAGTATgattatgtatgtatgtattaatTTGCAGGTGTGAGCCCTTTGATCCATTGGGGTTTAGGGCATGGGCACTGCAAGGAGAATGCGCTGCCATTCCTGATGTTCTGAGACTGTTCAACAAGTTGGTGGAGACGGGGTTTAAGGTATTCCTGGTTACGGGCAGGGACGAAGAAACACTTGGGCAGGCAACCATTCAAAATCTGGAAAACCAAGGATTTTTGGGCTACCAACGTCTCATCTTAAGGTAGGTAAATTATAGACATGTAATTTGGTGATGGATTATATGATTGAATGATGATTGGTGCAGGAGTGGGGCGTACAAGGGTGTAAGCGCGATAACGTACAAGTCGGAGATACGGAAGCAACTGGTAGAAGAAGGGTACAGAATATGGGGGAACGTGGGGGATCAGTGGAGTGATGTGCAGGGAGACTATGCCGGCAATCGCACCTTTAAGCTTCCTAATCCAATGTATTTTATCCCTTAATAAGTTCATCATTTTCTctgttttcttaaaaataaaatttatagagAGCTCCAGAGAGAGTGTTGTGTTGTGTGTTTCATCTCCATGAATATCatttttgcttctttcttgactctcataatttataacaacAAACATTACATTTCACAAGTCTAAGATACAGAATACCTCTTGCTTCTCCCACTCTTCCCTTCTTTTGCTTGGAGCTTCTTCCCCGACCCCGATCCCTCTTGCCCTTTGAATATACCCATTCTTCCAAACCCTCTAGATATGGATGTTAACAATGTCTTCCCCCCACCAGACTTATTCATCATCCCCTGTTTCATCACCACCTGCTCTTTTTCCAGATCACTCAGCCTTACTCGCATTCTTGATATCTCCAGCTTCAGTTCCCGATTCTCCCTTCTCAGAGAAGCATAAGTATCTCGAGGCGACATAGCAGCACTAGGAACCCCGCTGCTCATTTTTTGCGATAATAATCCGTCTCCACAACTCCCAGACAATGCATTCTTCAACCGAAGCTGCTCGAAATACAGAACTCGAACCACCAAGTGGACTGGGAGTCTATCATTTTGAGCAGCATGGTTGCAAGCTTCTTGAGAGAGTTTTTGACAGTCTATATACTTGCACAGCTTCTTGCATTCGTGTTCGCTCAACATTGGATGGGCCTGTCATATTGAAGCAAAATACGTAATACTGCTCCGGAGAGGAATAGCGCTCGAGTATGGAGTTATAACTAGGAAAGAAACCTGCAGCAGCAGTACAAGTTCTACACTTTTGATTAAGAGATGCAGATGATGCATGATATGATTTACACTCAAGTGTACATATATGTAGTAGTCTTCTTTACCTTCAAGTAAATGTCAATAGCCCTGTAGAGTCCATCATCAATGACACGAGCATAATCAGGTAGTACCTCAATCATGGCAATGAACTTTGGAAGGCTTAAATAAGGGTCAGGAGCAATTTCAGCTAAGTAAGCATCAACAAGCCTTCCAACTTTCAACAAGGATCCATGGCTCGGAGACCCCATGCCTTCTGATTCATATCCACATTCttcattctcttcttcttcttcgatCCGTTGCAGGAAATGTACCAGAATCCGATGGATGGTGTCAACGTCGAACAAGGAATAACCTGTTTGGAGTGATGGTATAAGCAGATCATCCAGTAATGCCATTTCTAATCTATAAGCAATCCTCCTCTCAAGCTCAAGCCTACATGCCAAAGTAGCATCCACCATAATAGCTACCCTCGTCAtcccaaacaaaaaattcaacgGAATAGACGAGCTTTTCTCTGTAGGGAATAGAGTTACCAGAGACTCAACGATCGCCTTCTGGCCATTTTCTCCTATGCTAGGATTTGCTCTTGCGGGATTCCATATCTGGGGCTTCCCTATACCCTTTAGTGATGTCTGCGCATAATGCATCAAAGATGCAACTATGCTGTCTGTCCGAACACCACTCTGTCCCATGGCACTAATAACTCTatgataaaattcaattcCCAAAACCGAAAGATCTTCGACCCACCACTCAAGACACCTGTCTCTAAGTTCTAAGGATCCACTATTACAATCTAATCGAGATAGACCAGATACCAGCTGCTCCCTACAAGCATTCCTGGCAATAGCACTAATGCATGTATCGGGAATTCCAATTTCATCGGCAAGAGGAAGTAAACTCTCACAGGCAGACAGAACCTCAACTGATTTATCCAGACTTTGACATACAACTTGAGTTAGGTAGGTTTGTGTTCGTTCTACGAGGTTTTCTTCTCGACAATCTTCAGTCATTTCCAGGTACTCTGCAGCGCATCGCAAGGGGGCAACATTTGTTGTTGTGATCTCAAAATTCAAGCCataacaaaattttgctgCCAGTTCAAATGCTTCCGGCCCTCCTGGAAAGTTGGGGAGTTCCAGCTTTGACAGACTTGCATTTTTGGTATCCGCAACCAGCTTACGGATCTTACCACTTCGAGCCACCAAGGGGAACTTTCTCAGCCAAAAAAGATGCACCAAATTTGATTAGTTTAGAAATTTGTTTTGTCAAGACGggacaaattataaaatcaatcaGTTTATAACAATGCGTTCAAGAGTGGTGCTGTTGTACAATGCAATACATGCGattttcacatgaaaattaattttgacataaacCCGGATGCCAGCATATGATGAGCAGGaatcattattattgtatttagcTATACAATCCTACACTCTTAAAGTAGTTTTGGGCTTAAACAAGAGAAATAGATATGGAGTATATATCAATCACCTTATGTAATAGAAAGGATTCTCCATCAACAACAATGGTGATGTCCCCAGCAACATCCGAGAATATACTGCATATATGAAGCAATCAGGAAGGAAGGTGAGACAGAGGGTATGAGATTTGtttgagaaatgaaaaaagttgTCGACAAAATTTGGAGAAATTGGGGTGGGTCAgctgaaaattattttaagtccAAGAGCACAAAATCTTGAATATCCGGtctagaaaaagaaaggattaAAGTGGTATAGATAAAAAGATGAATgaaagaagaggaggaggagattATTAGAAGAAAGTGAGTACCGGTTGGCAAAAGAGGTAGAGAAGTTGGGAGAAGGGACAGACTGCTCCCACACCATTCTAACTCTTGTTTCTCTCCAATTGCTGCAACTCTCTTGCTCTTTGCCTTTGCCTTTTGATTTAAGCTTCAGCTCCACTCCTCCCTCCTTTCAACACCATGCCACTCAAACTAGTCCTAGTACCAAAAGAATAGACTAGAGTAAAGATgcaatgaagaagaaatgatTCGTGATTCAAGAGAGAGACAAGAattgcatcatcatcatcatcatcaaggAAGCTCCTAAGAGGACTCATTCCAAGGTCTAAGGACCCCACATTGCCATAAAAGGGAATACATGTATATGGATGATGATCATGTTTAATAATTGATgatttctaacaaaaaaagaaaaaaaaaggagacaCAACATATGCAAAGCAAATAAACTAACCCCACCCCATCCCAGAGACTGTTTGTTTCCTTATCTTAAAAGGGGGAGTGGAGTCTGGACTGGGGGATTACCTTCACAGATTTCTTACAAGAGAAATAAACTGAGAAGCGGCTTTGGGCTTTGGCTTTTgctttttattgatttaattgtcTTTTAGTTGTGAAATGGATGGATGGGATGATGGTCTTTAGTTTTTTGCTACTTTTTCAAGTGGGATAGCTTTTTTGAGAATGAtgcaattattaaaaactgaTGAGAGACAATATGATGATTAACAGAGATTTGGTTTGGGTGTGGAGAGTGAGAGTGTGTGCGTACAACAGtggaaataaagaaaaaggtgTATTAGTGGGTAAATGGAAGGAAGCATGTAAAGCAGTGAAACATAAAACAGAGAGACAGAGGGCTGAGTGTGTGTGAATGTGAATGGGAATTGTATGATTATTAGTATTAGATGGATGgatgaaagaaagaaggaagaaTGTGTGCAGCTTTTGTCTTGTCTTGTTTCTGATTATATATCTGCCTCTGTCTCTCTTTCACTGCCTTTGCCTTGACAACAAAAAGTAAGAAATTCCCACATTCATTCATCATTACTCACTCTCTCACATACAAAATGGAAATCTGTGCAGTCTGCAGTGAtgcttattattatgctttctTCAACTACCCAAATGAATAgttatagtttaattaatgGAGTAGGGTAGATTAGAGAGCCTCTTCTTTTTTgaccaaaaccaaaaaaaaagttggaatGTGGAAAAAGAGACGATTACTCTCTTCACTTGTGATTGGTATCACTACAAACTATAAATCCCTTTTTTCTCTATTACTAATGTAACCTCATCCTCATACATAACACTAACTTCTTCTATTTCTGTACCAACTAAAACAGAtatatcttctaattttagCATAAACACCAAATTTAGATTAATCATTTCacttaattatacttaaaattgtgaaattacactcttctccaaccaaatttcaaaattatatttacgcaatctctaaaaatttatcatttataccTCACCCTATTTCATtataattgaatgaaaattgttcacattagtaaaataattacataaatttctaatttttaccCCCTATTCaacattttcatataatagttttattcttataagggggaaaatataataatattgaccTTActttatgtgtgtatatatattacatttactccaaaagtacaaaaattatacataggAATGTTAAAACGAggggcaaaataaaaaattcatacaattttttttttttttttggttgatgtcagcatttttcatccaaatcatAACCAAGTAGAGGCAAATAtgaatggataattttttaagggggtgcaagtgtaattttaaatattttttggggaagtgtaatttttcatttttcattacaaatacattctttaacttttgtatttaaaaataatagtctTGAAACAATCagaactaaaatattttaaatatgtcaaTTTTTCTATCCCTAGTTATTCACATAGTTACTCATAATATGTtaggttaaatatattttacacccctaaattatttatggagTGCATTTATCCCTCTAAActataaaatgcaaaaaatgcCTCCTCATgatatagattatttttttaatgatgaaaatattcttATCATTTACGTTCCAAAATTATGtctattacaatcatttctttaaaaaataatttgaattattacaaaaaagtatttaaaataaatactattcaaaatttatgatttttatattaggTAAAGAATCTGTATaaactttataatttacaagtcttatattttcttttacataattttcaaaaaacttataaaatttttgcttgtgctattatatatattcaatattttttaaaaaataaattatgactacaattttaaaatattaaatatatataatatacactgtaaaatatataaattcataatattttattttttatgagtaaTGATATGAGCTAGATTGTGtgtacatataattgaataaaaattaataaattatattatatattttttataaaattatatgcattatgtatttatatattttttaacatgaataatttattttgtaaaatatatttgcatatgttgagcttgtaaatatttttttattacataatttataaaaag
The nucleotide sequence above comes from Sesamum indicum cultivar Zhongzhi No. 13 linkage group LG11, S_indicum_v1.0, whole genome shotgun sequence. Encoded proteins:
- the LOC105174687 gene encoding BTB/POZ domain-containing protein At3g08570 isoform X1; its protein translation is MVWEQSVPSPNFSTSFANRIFSDVAGDITIVVDGESFLLHKFPLVARSGKIRKLVADTKNASLSKLELPNFPGGPEAFELAAKFCYGLNFEITTTNVAPLRCAAEYLEMTEDCREENLVERTQTYLTQVVCQSLDKSVEVLSACESLLPLADEIGIPDTCISAIARNACREQLVSGLSRLDCNSGSLELRDRCLEWWVEDLSVLGIEFYHRVISAMGQSGVRTDSIVASLMHYAQTSLKGIGKPQIWNPARANPSIGENGQKAIVESLVTLFPTEKSSSIPLNFLFGMTRVAIMVDATLACRLELERRIAYRLEMALLDDLLIPSLQTGYSLFDVDTIHRILVHFLQRIEEEEENEECGYESEGMGSPSHGSLLKVGRLVDAYLAEIAPDPYLSLPKFIAMIEVLPDYARVIDDGLYRAIDIYLKAHPMLSEHECKKLCKYIDCQKLSQEACNHAAQNDRLPVHLVVRVLYFEQLRLKNALSGSCGDGLLSQKMSSGVPSAAMSPRDTYASLRRENRELKLEISRMRVRLSDLEKEQVVMKQGMMNKSGGGKTLLTSISRGFGRMGIFKGQEGSGSGKKLQAKEGKSGRSKRYSVS
- the LOC105174687 gene encoding BTB/POZ domain-containing protein At3g08570 isoform X2, giving the protein MVWEQSVPSPNFSTSFANRIFSDVAGDITIVVDGESFLLHKFPLVARSGKIRKLVADTKNASLSKLELPNFPGGPEAFELAAKFCYGLNFEITTTNVAPLRCAAEYLEMTEDCREENLVERTQTYLTQVVCQSLDKSVEVLSACESLLPLADEIGIPDTCISAIARNACREQLVSGLSRLDCNSGSLELRDRCLEWWVEDLSVLGIEFYHRVISAMGQSGVRTDSIVASLMHYAQTSLKGIGKPQIWNPARANPSIGENGQKAIVESLVTLFPTEKSSSIPLNFLFGMTRVAIMVDATLACRLELERRIAYRLEMALLDDLLIPSLQTGYSLFDVDTIHRILVHFLQRIEEEEENEECGYESEGMGSPSHGSLLKVGRLVDAYLAEIAPDPYLSLPKFIAMIEVLPDYARVIDDGLYRAIDIYLKVSFLVITPYSSAIPLRSSITYFASI
- the LOC105174687 gene encoding BTB/POZ domain-containing protein At3g08570 isoform X3, whose product is MVWEQSVPSPNFSTSFANRIFSDVAGDITIVVDGESFLLHKFPLVARSGKIRKLVADTKNASLSKLELPNFPGGPEAFELAAKFCYGLNFEITTTNVAPLRCAAEYLEMTEDCREENLVERTQTYLTQVVCQSLDKSVEVLSACESLLPLADEIGIPDTCISAIARNACREQLVSGLSRLDCNSGSLELRDRCLEWWVEDLSVLGIEFYHRVISAMGQSGVRTDSIVASLMHYAQTSLKGIGKPQIWNPARANPSIGENGQKAIVESLVTLFPTEKSSSIPLNFLFGMTRVAIMVDATLACRLELERRIAYRLEMALLDDLLIPSLQTGYSLFDVDTIHRILVHFLQRIEEEEENEECGYESEGMGSPSHGSLLKVGRLVDAYLAEIAPDPYLSLPKFIAMIEVLPDYARVIDDGLYRAIDIYLKNLYCCCRFLS
- the LOC105174688 gene encoding acid phosphatase 1 is translated as MFVSTMPGLREAALVLVFLAICCKAVNSRPFWCPTDTANSSGYCLSWRLAVEANNIRAWRTVPTQCSRHIEAYMIAGQYQRDLNLIVGSICSYVDTITLSDDGFDAWILDVDDTCISNLFYYRGKRYGCEPFDPLGFRAWALQGECAAIPDVLRLFNKLVETGFKVFLVTGRDEETLGQATIQNLENQGFLGYQRLILRSGAYKGVSAITYKSEIRKQLVEEGYRIWGNVGDQWSDVQGDYAGNRTFKLPNPMYFIP